A part of Desulfofundulus salinus genomic DNA contains:
- a CDS encoding energy-coupling factor transporter transmembrane component T family protein: MLSGITLGQYIPGRSFVHRLDPRTKILACAVMIMAVLVCNKPAGYVFLTLGTLLALGFAGTSPRLLVGILRPFWIILTLTLILQLFFTPGQALLALGPLHVTREGLVLGGQILWRLTLLIVFSSLLTLTTSPLMLTAALESLLKPLQRAGVPAFDLAMMMTIALRFVPTLLEEAQQIIKAQQSRGAVFTRGGWLQRVRGLVPLLVPLFAGAFRRAEELATAMEIRCYRVGANRTRMHQLRYEWRDYAVLAGVGTLLLAILALRWWG; this comes from the coding sequence ATGTTAAGCGGTATTACCCTCGGCCAGTATATCCCGGGGCGGTCCTTTGTCCACCGCCTGGATCCCCGGACCAAAATCCTTGCCTGTGCCGTGATGATCATGGCCGTGCTGGTATGCAACAAACCGGCGGGGTATGTCTTCCTGACCCTGGGCACACTGCTGGCCCTGGGGTTTGCCGGCACGTCCCCGCGCCTTCTGGTGGGCATCCTGCGCCCCTTTTGGATTATCCTCACGCTAACCCTGATTTTGCAGCTTTTTTTCACTCCCGGGCAGGCCCTGCTGGCCCTGGGACCCCTCCATGTAACCAGGGAAGGGCTGGTCCTGGGAGGACAAATCCTGTGGCGCCTAACCCTGTTAATTGTTTTCAGCTCGCTTTTAACCCTGACCACTTCTCCCCTGATGCTTACTGCCGCCCTGGAGAGTCTTTTGAAACCTCTGCAGCGGGCAGGGGTGCCGGCTTTCGACCTGGCCATGATGATGACCATTGCCCTGCGCTTTGTGCCCACGTTGCTGGAAGAGGCCCAGCAGATTATCAAGGCGCAGCAGTCCCGGGGGGCGGTTTTTACCCGGGGCGGTTGGCTCCAGCGCGTCCGGGGGCTGGTGCCTTTGCTGGTGCCCCTTTTTGCCGGAGCATTTCGCCGGGCGGAGGAACTGGCTACGGCCATGGAAATTCGCTGCTACCGGGTTGGGGCAAACCGCACCCGCATGCACCAGCTCCGCTATGAGTGGCGGGACTACGCCGTGCTGGCTGGGGTGGGGACGTTACTTCTGGCTATTTTGGCCTTGCGCTGGTGGGGATAG
- the truA gene encoding tRNA pseudouridine(38-40) synthase TruA, which yields MRNIKLTIAYDGTNYHGFQEQRGTGLVTIQGVLEKCLRRLVGREIRVIGAGRTDAGVHARGQVVNFDACGWSIPTERIILALNGMLPRDIAALKAEEVGPEFHARYSALAKTYCYTIYNSRIPSPFWRLYSHFVPRPLDVEAMAQAAQKLVGTHDFASFQAAGSPVKHTVRTLFAVDVFREGKELIHLNFRGNGFLYNMVRIMVGTLIEVGLGKRDPDDIPAILAARDRTRAGPTVPPEGLCLERVEY from the coding sequence TTGCGGAACATTAAGCTGACCATTGCCTACGACGGGACCAATTACCACGGGTTCCAGGAGCAGCGGGGTACAGGTCTGGTGACCATCCAGGGGGTTCTGGAAAAGTGCTTGAGGCGCCTGGTGGGCAGGGAAATACGGGTAATTGGTGCCGGGCGCACCGATGCCGGGGTCCACGCCCGGGGTCAGGTGGTGAATTTTGACGCCTGCGGGTGGAGTATTCCCACGGAGCGCATTATCCTGGCCTTAAACGGCATGCTACCCCGGGACATTGCCGCACTGAAGGCGGAGGAGGTAGGCCCGGAGTTCCACGCCCGCTATTCGGCCCTGGCCAAGACCTACTGCTACACCATTTACAACAGCCGCATCCCTTCACCTTTCTGGCGGCTGTACAGCCACTTTGTGCCCCGCCCCCTGGACGTGGAAGCCATGGCGCAAGCGGCTCAAAAGCTGGTGGGGACGCACGATTTTGCCTCCTTTCAGGCGGCGGGCTCGCCAGTAAAACATACCGTGCGTACCCTGTTTGCTGTGGATGTCTTTCGGGAAGGAAAAGAGCTAATCCACCTGAACTTTCGCGGCAACGGCTTTCTTTACAATATGGTGCGGATCATGGTGGGTACATTAATCGAAGTGGGGCTGGGGAAACGGGACCCGGATGACATACCGGCCATTTTGGCCGCCCGGGACCGCACCCGGGCCGGTCCCACCGTGCCGCCCGAAGGTTTGTGCCTGGAGCGGGTGGAATACTGA
- the rplM gene encoding 50S ribosomal protein L13: MNKTYMAKPGEIQRKWYILDATDKPLGRLAAEAARILRGKHRPQFTPHVDTGDHVIVINAEKVILTGNKLKKKKYIRHSGYPGGLKVTGYDELLARRPELAVRKAIVGMLPHNRLGARMAKKLRVYRGENHPHQAQKPEVWSM, translated from the coding sequence ATGAATAAAACGTATATGGCCAAGCCAGGTGAAATACAGCGCAAGTGGTATATTCTTGATGCCACGGATAAGCCCCTGGGGAGGCTGGCCGCCGAGGCCGCCCGCATCTTACGGGGCAAGCACCGCCCCCAGTTCACTCCCCACGTAGATACGGGAGATCACGTTATTGTGATTAATGCCGAAAAGGTAATCCTTACCGGCAACAAGCTCAAAAAGAAAAAGTATATCCGCCATTCCGGTTATCCCGGCGGCTTAAAGGTGACGGGGTACGACGAGCTCCTGGCCAGGCGCCCCGAACTGGCCGTACGCAAGGCCATTGTGGGCATGCTGCCCCACAACCGGCTTGGTGCCAGAATGGCCAAAAAATTGCGGGTGTACCGGGGAGAGAATCATCCCCACCAGGCCCAGAAACCAGAAGTTTGGTCCATGTAG
- the rpsI gene encoding 30S ribosomal protein S9, giving the protein MAVIKFYGTGRRKNAVARVYLVPGEGRIIINDRPVEVYLGRKTLEVLVRQPLELTGTEGRFDVLARVRGGGVSGQAGAVRHGIARALVKADPNLRPALKKAGFLTRDPRMKERRKYGLKKARRAPQYSKR; this is encoded by the coding sequence ATGGCTGTCATAAAGTTTTACGGTACCGGGCGGCGTAAGAATGCTGTGGCGCGGGTTTACCTTGTTCCCGGGGAAGGCCGGATAATCATCAACGACCGGCCGGTGGAAGTCTATTTAGGGCGCAAGACCCTGGAGGTGCTGGTGCGGCAACCCCTGGAACTGACGGGCACGGAAGGGCGTTTTGATGTGCTGGCCCGGGTCAGGGGCGGTGGTGTTAGCGGCCAGGCCGGGGCGGTAAGGCATGGTATTGCCCGGGCACTGGTCAAGGCTGATCCCAACCTGCGTCCGGCGCTGAAAAAGGCCGGTTTTCTCACCCGGGATCCGCGGATGAAGGAAAGAAGGAAGTACGGCTTGAAGAAGGCCCGCCGGGCGCCGCAATACTCCAAGCGTTAA
- a CDS encoding YkuS family protein, giving the protein MKIAVQDNLEEVRNFLASQGYEVVSPSNALGAAAMVVTGDIDAREEEHTLALATNPTITTYAPVINAAGKSPEEILQRIREVVGERKA; this is encoded by the coding sequence ATGAAAATTGCCGTTCAGGACAACCTGGAAGAGGTAAGAAATTTTCTGGCTTCCCAGGGGTACGAGGTGGTCAGTCCTTCCAATGCCCTGGGTGCGGCCGCCATGGTCGTTACCGGGGACATCGATGCCCGGGAGGAAGAGCACACCCTGGCCCTGGCCACCAACCCGACCATTACCACCTATGCCCCGGTAATTAACGCCGCCGGGAAGTCCCCGGAAGAAATCCTGCAACGCATCCGGGAAGTGGTTGGGGAAAGAAAAGCCTGA
- a CDS encoding S-layer homology domain-containing protein, whose protein sequence is MRLRLTCLLTAVLFLLSGLFSVCGALAAGETFKDIRGHWAEKVMLEMNAYDIVHGYPGGEFRPNNNVTLLEAVVMILNTLGLNEKAGQVDLSGLQFHPSLTWGKGHLALAVEKGMLTRQGLPQIDNRRLASRVEVAALVCLALGLTPDSSYVTFFDTSEIPEKYRGYVGAVVKHNIMRGMPGNMFSPDEPVTRAQLCATLSRLIDQKLVPPPAPMNLVVGRIASIDVDKRKVVLRNLEGEKTVYFPADKSVFTASGTTTPESLSTGDRLKCITDGQNNVRYASLVDGSPSIKTTVEGVVVSFARGSRGYSLTLENNEGDRLTYPVEDDARLIRAGKEIDASGLVENDYVEIGLDGNDRIVRIEVYPPERISGTVVEVERDALTLRRQGEETEYEVSPRVQVTRNFIRGMSYGELKRGDRVEVVVMNKTIFQINLLSDVLTGQSGMVSRVHSKAVYLYVGDEEKRYELDERVEVIKDGRLVSLDKLRRGDYVNFEVDSRGYLITIEVLDEEDGDFEGTLKYLEFYPTPWITIVTSGGLELEYEVSKSAGVLRDGDRINLSDIIPGSQVGIRVEDGRVTEIEVLDDQNLTVKCRVSSINRERLRVTLEINGRYFTYSLAPQVTILDRNGKPVSLEDVEGYQVEVRLKDGEINSITII, encoded by the coding sequence ATGAGGTTGCGCTTAACATGCCTGTTAACGGCCGTGCTGTTTTTGCTCTCCGGCCTGTTTTCTGTATGTGGGGCTTTAGCAGCGGGAGAAACATTTAAAGATATCCGGGGTCACTGGGCGGAAAAGGTTATGCTGGAAATGAACGCTTACGACATTGTGCACGGCTACCCCGGGGGGGAATTTCGTCCCAACAATAATGTAACCCTGCTGGAAGCGGTGGTGATGATCCTCAACACCCTGGGGTTGAACGAAAAAGCCGGGCAGGTGGATCTCTCCGGCCTGCAGTTTCACCCTTCGCTGACCTGGGGTAAAGGGCACCTGGCCCTGGCGGTGGAAAAGGGCATGCTTACCCGGCAGGGCCTGCCGCAGATAGATAACCGGCGGCTGGCCAGCCGGGTGGAAGTGGCGGCCCTGGTTTGCCTGGCCCTGGGCTTGACCCCCGATTCCAGCTATGTAACCTTTTTCGACACCAGTGAGATTCCAGAGAAATACCGGGGTTACGTGGGAGCCGTAGTGAAACACAATATCATGCGGGGAATGCCCGGCAACATGTTCTCGCCCGACGAGCCCGTTACCCGGGCCCAATTATGTGCCACTTTATCCCGCTTGATTGACCAGAAACTGGTGCCCCCGCCGGCACCCATGAACCTGGTGGTGGGCCGGATTGCCTCCATAGATGTGGATAAGCGGAAGGTTGTTTTGCGCAACCTGGAAGGAGAAAAAACCGTCTATTTTCCCGCGGATAAGTCCGTGTTCACAGCCTCCGGGACTACCACCCCGGAATCCCTGAGCACCGGTGACCGCCTGAAATGCATTACCGATGGGCAGAACAATGTCCGCTACGCGTCTTTGGTGGATGGTTCACCTTCTATAAAAACCACGGTGGAAGGGGTGGTCGTTTCCTTTGCCAGAGGCAGCCGGGGTTACTCCCTCACCCTGGAAAACAATGAGGGAGATCGCCTTACCTACCCGGTGGAAGATGATGCCCGCTTGATCCGGGCGGGCAAGGAAATCGATGCCTCCGGGCTGGTGGAAAATGACTACGTGGAAATCGGGCTGGACGGGAACGACCGGATTGTCAGGATTGAGGTATACCCGCCGGAAAGAATCAGCGGTACCGTGGTGGAAGTGGAAAGAGATGCCCTCACCCTCAGAAGGCAGGGTGAAGAAACGGAGTACGAAGTAAGCCCCCGGGTGCAGGTAACCAGGAACTTCATCCGCGGGATGAGCTACGGTGAATTAAAGCGCGGCGACCGGGTGGAAGTTGTGGTCATGAACAAGACCATATTCCAGATTAATCTCCTTTCCGACGTGCTTACCGGGCAGAGCGGCATGGTTTCCCGGGTGCACAGCAAGGCCGTATACCTCTACGTGGGAGATGAAGAAAAGCGCTATGAACTGGATGAACGGGTGGAAGTGATCAAGGACGGCCGCCTGGTAAGCCTGGACAAGCTGCGCCGGGGAGACTATGTAAACTTCGAGGTGGATAGCCGCGGGTATTTAATCACCATTGAGGTTCTGGACGAAGAAGACGGTGACTTCGAGGGGACGCTGAAATACCTTGAATTTTACCCCACGCCGTGGATAACCATTGTCACCTCCGGCGGCCTGGAACTGGAATATGAAGTGTCCAAAAGCGCCGGGGTTTTGCGGGACGGGGACAGGATCAACTTGAGCGACATCATTCCCGGTTCGCAGGTCGGCATCCGGGTCGAAGACGGCAGGGTGACGGAAATAGAGGTGCTGGACGATCAAAACCTCACCGTGAAATGCCGGGTGTCCAGTATAAACCGGGAGCGCCTGCGGGTCACCCTGGAGATCAACGGCCGTTACTTCACCTATTCCCTGGCTCCCCAGGTCACCATCCTGGACCGCAACGGCAAACCGGTATCCCTGGAGGATGTCGAAGGATACCAGGTGGAGGTGCGCCTGAAGGACGGGGAGATAAACAGCATCACGATAATTTAA